One window from the genome of Enterococcus haemoperoxidus ATCC BAA-382 encodes:
- a CDS encoding YdcF family protein produces the protein MGNYFSIIIGIIYLIGVFIIPKWRQKKVNQDWKFFELLWFSICFIIYVIFLEVQLHTYYFLIPSSFLLIFLFSYFKEKRRLANGLLFNLFLIVGMTYLGSLLVRTMNPLLIVLAGITSVFLLLLLLIGLYALLVFLYWNAIVVMRKEGHSLANLLTLLLAIGLTVFLIFNYYSDKVLPQWASLLFGILPLSMFYFSIVFYNFLTISIIYQFNQPKYNKDFIIVLGSGLIDGKTVPPLLGKRIEKAIQFYKAQSNATLNPPKILMSGGKGDDEHIAESLAMKNYALEKGIPEEDILVETNSKNTLENMKFSKEIMEQDFGGTDFRALFTTNNFHLFRAGLFAKMANLKADGIGARTAFYFLPNAFLREFIAIVMMHKRRHLIVCGLIAVMMILFALAEFFLVTSR, from the coding sequence ATGGGGAATTATTTTAGTATTATCATTGGTATCATTTATCTTATTGGTGTATTTATTATTCCAAAATGGCGCCAAAAAAAGGTTAATCAAGATTGGAAATTTTTTGAACTACTTTGGTTTTCGATTTGCTTTATCATTTATGTTATTTTTTTAGAAGTACAGCTTCATACTTATTATTTTTTGATCCCATCAAGTTTTCTCCTGATTTTTCTTTTTAGTTATTTTAAAGAGAAACGTAGGTTAGCCAACGGATTATTGTTTAATTTATTTCTCATCGTAGGTATGACTTACTTGGGCTCTTTGCTTGTTAGAACAATGAATCCTTTATTGATCGTTTTAGCAGGAATTACAAGCGTTTTTTTGTTGCTGCTACTATTAATTGGACTTTACGCTTTGCTTGTTTTCTTGTATTGGAATGCAATTGTCGTGATGCGCAAAGAAGGACACTCTTTAGCAAACTTATTGACATTACTTTTAGCGATTGGTTTGACAGTCTTTCTGATATTTAATTACTATTCAGATAAAGTTTTACCGCAATGGGCTTCTCTACTATTTGGAATCTTACCGTTATCTATGTTTTATTTTTCTATTGTTTTCTATAATTTTTTAACGATTTCGATCATTTATCAATTCAACCAACCTAAATATAATAAAGATTTTATTATTGTTCTAGGTTCTGGTTTGATCGATGGAAAAACGGTTCCGCCTCTTTTAGGCAAACGGATCGAAAAAGCGATTCAATTTTATAAAGCGCAGTCCAATGCTACTTTGAATCCGCCAAAAATTCTGATGTCTGGCGGTAAAGGCGATGACGAACATATCGCAGAAAGCCTTGCAATGAAAAATTATGCCCTTGAAAAAGGGATTCCCGAAGAAGATATTTTAGTTGAAACAAATTCTAAAAATACGCTAGAGAATATGAAATTTTCAAAAGAAATCATGGAACAAGATTTTGGTGGTACAGATTTCCGAGCACTTTTCACAACCAATAATTTTCATTTATTCCGTGCTGGTCTTTTTGCAAAAATGGCGAACCTAAAAGCCGATGGTATCGGAGCTCGAACAGCCTTCTACTTTCTGCCGAATGCCTTTTTAAGAGAATTTATTGCTATCGTGATGATGCATAAGCGCCGTCATTTGATTGTTTGTGGTCTAATTGCGGTAATGATGATCCTATTCGCATTAGCCGAATTCTTTCTTGTCACTAGCCGTTAA
- a CDS encoding Y-family DNA polymerase, whose product MIFDYEKEPRRVLFCIDVKSFYASVECVARGYDPLEKMLVVMSHAENTGGLVLASSPKAKEVLGITNVTRKYDVPDHPELEIVPPRMNEYIKENMKINAIYKEYVAEEDLHIYSIDESFLDVTASWKLFGETPRALAKIIQQRIKKETGLAITIGIGDNPLLAKLAMDIEAKHNNERLAEWHYENVPEKVWAIESMTEMWGIGHRLAKRLNNLGIRSVYDLAHADLNTLKRNLGIIGEQLYAHAHGIDRSRLSEKYIPEERSYNNSQILMRDYLRQDEIEVVIREMAEQVAARLRKANCQTECVHLSVGFSKAGKSGGSGFSRQMKVPLTNSSKLLIEYCLTIFRQHWHGEEVRHIGITYSKLNYNTYVQLDLFHEPDEQMKELKLDQLIDEIRQRFGYVSLVHASSVSSGGTAISRASLVGGHAGGMEGLQ is encoded by the coding sequence ATGATTTTTGATTATGAAAAAGAACCTAGAAGAGTGCTTTTTTGTATTGACGTGAAATCCTTTTATGCATCAGTTGAATGTGTGGCTAGAGGCTACGATCCACTTGAAAAAATGCTCGTTGTGATGAGTCACGCTGAAAATACTGGCGGCCTCGTTTTAGCCTCTTCACCAAAAGCGAAAGAAGTGCTGGGAATCACCAATGTGACACGAAAATATGATGTGCCGGATCATCCAGAGTTAGAGATCGTGCCGCCTCGGATGAATGAATATATCAAAGAAAACATGAAAATCAATGCAATCTATAAAGAATATGTTGCAGAAGAAGATTTACATATTTATTCGATCGATGAATCTTTTTTAGACGTAACTGCCAGTTGGAAATTGTTCGGAGAAACACCCAGAGCGTTAGCTAAAATCATTCAACAAAGAATCAAAAAAGAAACAGGTCTAGCGATCACGATCGGAATTGGTGATAATCCTTTGCTAGCCAAATTAGCGATGGATATCGAAGCAAAACACAATAATGAGCGGTTAGCTGAGTGGCATTATGAAAATGTTCCTGAAAAAGTCTGGGCAATTGAATCAATGACGGAGATGTGGGGAATTGGTCACCGGTTAGCCAAACGTTTAAATAACCTAGGAATTCGTTCTGTATATGATTTAGCCCATGCAGATTTAAATACTCTTAAAAGAAATTTAGGAATCATTGGTGAACAGCTATATGCACATGCGCATGGTATTGACCGCAGCCGCTTATCTGAAAAATACATACCAGAAGAACGCTCCTATAACAATTCTCAGATATTGATGCGGGATTATCTGAGACAAGATGAGATCGAAGTTGTAATCAGAGAAATGGCGGAACAAGTAGCAGCGCGCCTTAGAAAAGCCAATTGTCAGACAGAATGTGTTCATTTGTCTGTGGGATTTTCTAAAGCAGGTAAGTCGGGCGGTTCTGGTTTTTCAAGACAAATGAAAGTGCCATTAACAAACAGTAGCAAGTTGTTGATTGAATACTGTTTGACGATCTTTAGACAACATTGGCACGGAGAAGAAGTACGACATATTGGGATTACGTATTCCAAACTGAATTACAATACTTATGTACAATTGGATTTATTTCATGAACCAGATGAGCAAATGAAAGAACTGAAATTAGACCAGTTAATCGACGAAATTCGGCAACGTTTTGGCTATGTTTCGTTGGTTCACGCCAGTTCAGTCTCATCTGGCGGTACAGCAATTTCAAGAGCATCACTAGTCGGCGGGCATGCAGGGGGAATGGAGGGCTTGCAATGA
- a CDS encoding DUF2691 family protein, with the protein MMKGIVVFKHEENFSRLSDVFKAIGNIENEYNWLITNSEFVSQNDTPFFNESYTWIKGEKLSELISKDDGYWIWGVFSAFEKNIKKEEVLTYPLPFANGYKGFWEVPLTLQNPLAEFEIVEWDGNTLIVISKNDKIIESLKKYYPFACDLEKYNSED; encoded by the coding sequence ATGATGAAAGGAATAGTTGTTTTTAAACACGAAGAAAATTTTTCTCGATTATCTGATGTTTTCAAAGCAATAGGAAATATAGAAAATGAATATAACTGGTTAATTACAAATAGCGAGTTTGTATCACAAAATGATACACCTTTTTTCAATGAATCATATACATGGATAAAGGGAGAAAAACTTTCTGAATTAATAAGTAAGGATGATGGTTATTGGATTTGGGGAGTATTTTCTGCTTTTGAAAAAAATATTAAAAAGGAAGAAGTGCTAACTTATCCATTACCATTTGCAAATGGGTATAAAGGATTTTGGGAAGTACCGTTGACTTTGCAAAATCCTCTGGCAGAGTTTGAGATAGTAGAATGGGATGGGAATACACTTATTGTAATAAGTAAGAATGACAAAATCATTGAAAGTTTAAAAAAATATTATCCATTCGCTTGTGATTTAGAAAAGTATAATAGTGAAGACTAA